The following proteins come from a genomic window of Ochotona princeps isolate mOchPri1 chromosome 14, mOchPri1.hap1, whole genome shotgun sequence:
- the LOC131481952 gene encoding B-cell differentiation antigen CD72-like, giving the protein MAESVIYADLRFVKAPLRKNISHPGRESDKDGKLTNENIQALSHPEAPTSLPLAIEPGDETAFCMEQPAMTWSSAKAPDAEQMLPYLQVSQQFGQLSSLLETSNSSLQKQLHLGTAQKGQRAHQAAKKQLQPCQANRTKMQETLQAVQQKLSHLQDTLKPFFTCPSQGYLESWD; this is encoded by the exons ATGGCAGAGTCCGTCATCTATGCAGACCTGCGGTTTGTGAAGGCTCCTCTGAGGAAGAACATCTCCCACCCAGGACGGG aGTCTGACAAggatgggaagctcaccaacgaGAACATACAGGCGCTTTCACACCCAGAGGCACCCACCAGCCTGCCACTGGCTATTGAACCAGGGGACGAAACAG CATTCTGCATGGAACAGCCAGCCATGACTTGGAGCAGTGCCAAAGCCCCAGATGCTGAACAAATGCTCCCCT ATCTGCAGGTGTCTCAGCAGTTTGGGCAGCTGAGCAGCCTCCTGGAAACCTCCAACAGCAGCCTTCAGAAGCAGCTCCACCTTGGAACTGCCCAAAAGGGACAGAGGGCACACCAGGCTGCCAAGAAGCAGCTTCAGCCCTGCCAGGCAAACAGGACGAAGATGCAGGAGACCTTGCAGGCAGTACAGCAGAAGCTAAGCCACCTGCAGGACACACTGAAGCCCTTCTTCACCTGCCCCTCACAAG GTTATctggagagctgggactag